A region of Pyxidicoccus parkwaysis DNA encodes the following proteins:
- a CDS encoding AAA family ATPase — protein sequence MSTPSTQDGRGFTSVADAEERLEQVGYLSSPEIATAAFLADRMDKPILVEGPAGVGKTELAKALAQALGREFIRLQCYEGLDEAKALYEWEYAKQLLYTQLLKDKIGDMVQGAATLSEAANKLGSSDAVFFSERFLLPRPILQSLVSERPALLLVDEIDKADPEFEAFLLEVLSDNAVTIPELGTFKAKHVPRVLLTSNNARELSDALKRRCLHLHIDFPDRERELRIVKSRLPGVPQTLAEQVVEAVAAIRSLDLKKAPSISETLDWAQSLALLNAEQLTSDLVASTLNLVLKYEGDIEKAKANLPQIAQA from the coding sequence GTGAGTACCCCTTCGACGCAAGACGGCCGCGGCTTCACCAGCGTGGCGGACGCGGAAGAGCGCCTGGAGCAGGTGGGCTACCTCTCCTCCCCCGAAATCGCCACCGCCGCCTTCCTCGCGGACCGGATGGACAAGCCCATCCTGGTGGAGGGCCCGGCCGGTGTAGGCAAGACGGAGCTGGCCAAGGCGCTGGCCCAGGCCCTGGGCCGCGAGTTCATCCGCCTCCAGTGCTACGAGGGCCTGGACGAGGCCAAGGCCCTCTACGAGTGGGAGTACGCCAAGCAGCTGCTCTACACCCAGCTCCTCAAGGACAAGATTGGGGACATGGTGCAGGGCGCCGCCACGCTGTCCGAGGCCGCCAACAAGCTGGGCTCCAGCGACGCCGTCTTCTTCTCCGAGCGCTTCCTGCTGCCCCGTCCGATTCTGCAATCGCTCGTCTCCGAGCGCCCCGCCCTGCTGCTGGTGGACGAAATCGACAAGGCGGACCCGGAGTTCGAGGCCTTCCTCCTCGAAGTGCTGTCGGACAACGCCGTCACCATCCCCGAGCTGGGCACCTTCAAGGCGAAGCACGTCCCGCGCGTGCTGCTCACCTCCAACAACGCCCGCGAGCTTTCGGACGCGCTCAAGCGTCGCTGCCTCCACCTGCACATCGACTTCCCGGACCGCGAGCGCGAGTTGCGCATCGTCAAGTCGCGCCTGCCCGGCGTGCCCCAGACGCTGGCCGAGCAGGTGGTGGAGGCCGTCGCCGCCATCCGCTCGTTGGACTTGAAGAAGGCGCCCTCCATCAGCGAGACGCTGGACTGGGCGCAGAGCCTGGCGCTGCTCAACGCGGAGCAGCTCACCTCGGACCTGGTGGCCTCCACGCTCAACCTCGTCCTCAAGTACGAGGGCGACATCGAGAAGGCCAAGGCGAACCTGCCGCAAATCGCCCAGGCCTGA
- a CDS encoding patatin-like phospholipase family protein yields the protein MLLKERFQINRPLEELELNLVRAAMASPHLLDAREEAILRTALSLARLYKVQHGELDVGVGALLTPFREEVERRLTPVLGGSRPPTRDRLVPHVRDLREHAARARDAVAKRLRERVPLEALDREIRQKELVLVAGGGGGTAFVYLGVMSLLDEHGLEPKLIAGASMGAVLAIIRARMARFDPTEMINIVRGLSFRKLFRFISTESRYGLPAALRLFLRAGLGRFFGAGPEGSGLRLKELPIPTIISVGGIRRGMLPRPLEYYERLLGTSPLGLLNPAGVARRIQAAMGAVAELFTRPEITMRLHLGADDATSEFDALDAAGFSSALPGVIHYDVLREDPRMHGLLEGLLAQHGVARLIDGGLVDNLPAKAAWKAVARGRIGTRNTLIVGLDGFAPRLATPFWLPLQRLAAMTVAPNLPYAHHIKRFSRTLSPLEVVPNVELASKALHLGRKALAEDMPFLRRMLTPLPPVL from the coding sequence GTGCTGCTGAAGGAACGCTTCCAGATAAATCGGCCGCTCGAGGAGCTGGAGCTCAACCTCGTGCGCGCGGCCATGGCGTCCCCTCACCTGCTGGACGCGCGCGAGGAGGCCATCCTCCGCACCGCGCTGTCGCTGGCACGGCTCTACAAGGTGCAGCACGGCGAGCTGGACGTGGGCGTGGGCGCGCTGCTCACGCCCTTCCGTGAGGAAGTCGAGCGGCGCCTGACGCCCGTCCTCGGAGGCTCGCGCCCGCCCACCCGCGACAGGCTGGTGCCCCACGTGCGTGACCTACGCGAGCACGCCGCCCGGGCGCGCGACGCGGTGGCGAAGCGGCTGCGCGAGCGGGTGCCGCTGGAGGCGCTGGACCGCGAAATCCGCCAGAAGGAATTGGTGCTCGTCGCGGGCGGCGGCGGCGGCACCGCCTTCGTGTACCTGGGCGTGATGAGCCTCTTGGACGAGCACGGCCTGGAGCCGAAGCTGATTGCGGGCGCGTCCATGGGCGCCGTCCTCGCCATCATCCGCGCGCGCATGGCGCGCTTCGACCCCACGGAGATGATCAACATCGTCCGGGGGCTGTCCTTCCGGAAGCTCTTCCGCTTCATCTCCACGGAGAGCCGCTACGGCCTGCCCGCCGCGCTGCGCCTGTTCCTGCGCGCGGGGCTGGGGCGCTTCTTCGGCGCGGGGCCCGAGGGCAGCGGGCTGCGGCTCAAGGAGTTGCCCATCCCCACCATCATCTCGGTGGGAGGCATCCGCCGCGGCATGCTGCCCCGCCCGCTGGAGTACTACGAGCGCCTGCTGGGCACGAGCCCGCTGGGCCTGCTCAACCCCGCGGGCGTGGCCCGGCGCATCCAGGCGGCCATGGGCGCCGTGGCGGAGCTCTTCACGCGGCCGGAAATCACCATGCGCCTGCACCTGGGCGCGGACGACGCCACCTCCGAGTTCGACGCGCTGGACGCCGCGGGCTTCTCCTCCGCGCTGCCCGGCGTCATCCACTACGACGTGCTGCGCGAGGACCCGCGCATGCACGGCCTGCTGGAAGGGCTGCTCGCGCAGCACGGCGTGGCGCGCCTCATCGACGGCGGACTGGTGGACAACCTGCCCGCGAAGGCCGCGTGGAAGGCGGTGGCGCGCGGGCGCATCGGCACGCGCAACACGCTCATCGTCGGGCTGGACGGCTTCGCGCCCCGGCTGGCCACGCCCTTCTGGCTGCCCCTTCAGCGGCTGGCCGCGATGACGGTGGCGCCCAACCTGCCCTACGCGCACCACATCAAGCGGTTCTCCCGCACGCTGTCTCCGCTGGAGGTGGTGCCCAACGTGGAGCTGGCCTCGAAGGCCCTTCACCTGGGCCGCAAGGCACTGGCCGAGGACATGCCCTTCCTGCGGCGGATGCTCACGCCGCTGCCGCCGGTTCTCTGA
- a CDS encoding branched-chain amino acid transaminase has product MSSTSSSTLRAEQIWLDGKMVKWDEGQVHVMTHALHYGLGVFEGIRAYKTHDGRLAVFRLREHIQRLLDSAHIIQLKMPYSEDELVEACLELLRRQKTLFANGAYLRPVAFMGDGAMGLGAVNPTRVSVTAWDWGAYLGDKGLKDGIRAKVSSFTRMHVNVNMVRGKITGQYVNSILAKREVVNAGYDEAILLDISGFVAEASGENIFMVNKKGVIKTPPLSSPILDGITRDTVLRLLRDSGRTVDEVTFTRDALYIGNEIFFTGTAAEITPVREVDNRMVGDGKPGPITRFVQETYFRTVRGQEPRYAEWLTYV; this is encoded by the coding sequence ATGAGCTCGACCTCGAGTAGCACGTTGCGCGCGGAACAGATCTGGCTCGATGGGAAGATGGTGAAATGGGACGAGGGCCAGGTGCACGTGATGACGCACGCGCTGCACTACGGGCTCGGCGTCTTCGAGGGCATCCGGGCGTACAAGACGCATGACGGCCGCCTCGCCGTGTTCCGCCTGCGCGAGCACATCCAGCGCCTGCTCGACTCGGCGCACATCATCCAGCTCAAGATGCCCTACTCCGAGGACGAGCTCGTCGAGGCGTGCCTGGAGCTGTTGCGCCGGCAGAAGACGCTCTTCGCCAACGGCGCCTACCTGCGCCCGGTGGCCTTCATGGGCGACGGCGCCATGGGCCTGGGCGCGGTGAATCCCACGCGCGTGTCCGTCACCGCCTGGGACTGGGGCGCGTACCTGGGCGACAAGGGCCTCAAGGACGGCATCCGCGCCAAGGTCAGCTCGTTCACGCGCATGCACGTCAACGTCAACATGGTGCGCGGGAAGATTACCGGCCAGTACGTCAACTCCATCCTCGCCAAGCGCGAAGTGGTGAATGCGGGCTACGACGAGGCCATCCTCCTGGACATCAGCGGCTTCGTGGCCGAGGCGTCCGGCGAGAACATCTTCATGGTGAACAAGAAGGGCGTCATCAAGACGCCGCCGCTGTCCTCGCCCATCCTGGACGGCATCACCCGCGACACGGTCCTCCGCCTGCTGCGCGACAGCGGCCGCACCGTGGACGAGGTGACGTTCACCCGTGACGCCCTCTACATCGGCAATGAGATCTTCTTCACCGGCACCGCCGCCGAAATCACCCCGGTGCGAGAGGTGGACAACCGCATGGTGGGCGACGGCAAGCCCGGCCCCATCACCCGCTTCGTCCAGGAGACATACTTCCGCACCGTGCGCGGCCAGGAGCCCCGCTACGCGGAGTGGCTCACCTACGTCTGA
- a CDS encoding AAA family ATPase, protein MAPAGYAYDDNPFKLENPSILDIAPAEPKSVEETGLKMGLLADIALKFLYYAGTGTGMAIADEMRLPWPGVIEHVVDFLTTEKLVDLRGGKGFGRASVEFILTEKGREYARDALTRTTYVGPAPVPIEQYNAIISSQTEETPVVSQEELVMALSHLTVPAELMDKLGPAVNSGRSLFLYGPPGNGKTSLAEAVSHMFGGEVYVPHCLEIGNQIIQVHDRLIHTPVSLEMGRDSSGRRQTFEMDNRWMLCRRPAVVVGGELTLETLDLIYSESTRFYEAPFQVKANGGMLLIDDFGRQKVHPTDLLNRWIVPLEKRVDFLTLHTGKKFEIPFDQLLVFSTNLDPKELVDEAFLRRIKYKIEVTNPDEESYREIFRRVCEAAGIPYVEQAVTYLVEHYYKPRSMDLRACHPRDLVSLIKDAARYRQIPPALSKDLLDQACEVFLVNL, encoded by the coding sequence ATGGCTCCCGCCGGGTACGCGTACGACGACAATCCGTTCAAGCTCGAGAACCCGTCCATCCTGGACATCGCTCCCGCCGAGCCGAAGTCGGTGGAGGAGACGGGTCTCAAGATGGGCCTGCTGGCCGACATCGCCCTGAAGTTCCTGTACTACGCGGGCACCGGCACGGGCATGGCCATCGCGGACGAGATGCGCCTGCCATGGCCGGGCGTCATCGAGCACGTGGTGGACTTCCTCACCACGGAGAAGCTGGTGGACCTGCGCGGCGGCAAGGGCTTCGGCCGCGCCTCCGTGGAGTTCATCCTCACCGAGAAGGGCCGCGAGTACGCGCGCGACGCGCTCACCCGCACCACCTACGTGGGCCCCGCGCCCGTGCCCATCGAGCAGTACAACGCCATCATCAGCAGCCAGACGGAGGAGACGCCCGTCGTCAGCCAGGAGGAGCTGGTGATGGCGCTCAGCCACCTCACCGTCCCCGCGGAGCTGATGGACAAGCTGGGTCCGGCCGTCAACTCGGGGCGCTCGCTGTTCCTCTACGGGCCGCCCGGCAACGGAAAGACGAGCCTCGCCGAGGCCGTCTCGCACATGTTCGGCGGCGAGGTGTACGTCCCGCACTGCCTCGAAATCGGCAATCAGATCATCCAGGTCCATGACCGGCTCATCCACACGCCGGTGTCCCTGGAGATGGGCCGTGACTCCTCCGGCCGCCGGCAGACCTTCGAGATGGACAACCGGTGGATGCTCTGCCGCCGCCCCGCCGTCGTGGTGGGCGGTGAGCTGACGCTGGAGACGCTGGACCTCATCTACTCGGAGAGCACCCGCTTCTACGAGGCGCCGTTCCAGGTGAAGGCCAACGGCGGCATGCTCCTCATCGACGACTTCGGCCGCCAGAAGGTCCACCCCACGGACCTGCTCAACCGGTGGATTGTCCCCCTGGAGAAGCGGGTGGACTTCCTCACCCTGCACACCGGCAAGAAGTTCGAGATTCCCTTCGACCAGCTCCTCGTCTTCTCCACCAACCTGGACCCGAAGGAGCTGGTGGACGAGGCCTTCCTGCGCCGCATCAAGTACAAGATTGAAGTCACCAATCCCGACGAGGAGTCCTACCGGGAGATCTTCCGCCGCGTCTGCGAGGCGGCCGGCATCCCCTACGTCGAGCAGGCCGTCACGTACCTCGTCGAGCACTACTACAAGCCGCGCAGCATGGACCTGCGCGCCTGCCACCCCCGCGATTTGGTGTCCCTCATCAAGGACGCGGCCCGCTACCGGCAGATACCGCCCGCGCTCTCCAAGGACCTGCTCGACCAGGCATGCGAGGTCTTCCTCGTCAATCTGTGA
- a CDS encoding Fic family protein, protein MKERYQDIDEKNEALREYLDIYKEKQPAREFLDRLEMSWIYHDAALEGVVYTHQELMAALFPGRTNAEASMIPVVLEIRNHKAVCDYIREEAAGAKKQAQITLTTIKRMHDLFLGNTPEAQQERARMERRERTEKELAKERDRSGLRKDMPLHRTYFHDISQPAKIQAELEKLVDYTASAEFREFHPIKQAATVQHRFLQIFPFTEHSGKVGRMCSNLILVRNGYMPAIIHSIDRQRYYESFRGPVTAFRTVLMDAMENSLDNGVKFFKDLARKYKAINS, encoded by the coding sequence GTGAAGGAACGCTACCAGGACATCGACGAGAAGAACGAGGCGCTGCGCGAGTACCTCGATATCTACAAGGAGAAGCAGCCGGCGCGCGAGTTCCTCGACAGGCTCGAGATGTCGTGGATCTACCACGACGCCGCTCTGGAGGGAGTCGTCTATACCCACCAGGAGCTGATGGCCGCGCTGTTCCCTGGTCGCACCAACGCGGAAGCCTCCATGATTCCGGTCGTCCTCGAGATCCGGAACCACAAGGCCGTCTGCGACTACATCCGCGAGGAGGCGGCGGGCGCCAAGAAGCAGGCGCAAATCACGCTGACCACCATCAAGCGGATGCACGACCTGTTCCTGGGCAACACGCCCGAGGCGCAGCAGGAGCGCGCCCGCATGGAGCGCCGCGAGCGCACCGAGAAGGAGCTGGCCAAGGAGCGGGACCGCAGCGGCCTGCGCAAGGACATGCCGCTCCACCGCACGTACTTCCACGACATCTCCCAGCCCGCGAAGATCCAGGCCGAGCTGGAGAAGCTGGTGGACTACACGGCGAGCGCCGAGTTCCGCGAGTTCCACCCCATCAAGCAGGCGGCGACGGTGCAGCACCGCTTCCTGCAGATCTTCCCCTTCACCGAGCACAGCGGGAAGGTGGGGCGCATGTGCAGCAACCTCATCCTGGTGCGCAACGGCTACATGCCGGCCATCATCCACAGCATCGACCGGCAGCGGTACTACGAGTCCTTCCGGGGCCCCGTGACTGCGTTCCGCACGGTGCTGATGGACGCCATGGAGAACTCGCTCGACAACGGCGTGAAGTTCTTCAAGGACCTCGCCCGGAAGTACAAGGCCATCAACAGCTAG
- a CDS encoding deoxyribonuclease IV, with the protein MLIGAHESIAGGVSRAFARAEEHGARSLQLFTRNARGWSAPPLTDEERLAFRSEAKRSGLPVIAHGNYLVNLAAEEPVHRERSIACVAEELTRCERLGIAYLVMHPGTHADEKRGLALIARGLDEVHARCPRFKARICLEGTAGQGASLGWRFEHLAEILSQVSHEKRLGVCLDTCHLFAAGYDISTVRGYESVMEECDRQVGLSRVCCFHLNDCKKPLGCRVDRHEEPGKGAIGLTAFRCLVKDERFVDTIGVLETPFPERYGENIRLLESLGRRK; encoded by the coding sequence GTGCTCATCGGTGCTCACGAGTCCATTGCCGGAGGCGTGAGCCGGGCCTTCGCGAGAGCGGAGGAGCACGGCGCCCGCTCGCTCCAGCTCTTCACCCGGAACGCGCGGGGCTGGAGCGCGCCGCCCCTCACCGACGAGGAGCGGCTCGCCTTCCGCTCGGAGGCGAAGCGCTCCGGCCTCCCCGTCATCGCCCATGGCAACTACCTGGTGAACCTCGCCGCCGAGGAGCCCGTGCACCGTGAGCGCTCCATCGCCTGCGTCGCCGAGGAGCTCACCCGCTGCGAGCGCCTGGGGATTGCGTACCTCGTCATGCACCCCGGCACGCACGCGGACGAGAAGCGCGGCCTCGCGCTGATTGCCCGGGGACTGGACGAGGTGCACGCGCGCTGCCCGCGCTTCAAGGCCCGCATCTGCCTGGAGGGCACGGCGGGCCAGGGCGCCTCGCTGGGTTGGCGCTTCGAGCACCTGGCGGAAATCCTGTCCCAGGTCAGTCACGAGAAGCGACTCGGGGTATGCCTGGACACCTGCCACCTCTTCGCGGCGGGCTACGACATCTCCACCGTCCGAGGGTACGAATCCGTCATGGAGGAATGCGACCGCCAGGTGGGCCTGTCCCGCGTGTGCTGTTTCCACCTCAACGACTGTAAAAAACCCCTGGGATGTCGCGTGGATCGCCACGAGGAGCCCGGCAAGGGGGCAATCGGGCTCACGGCCTTCCGCTGCCTCGTGAAGGATGAGCGCTTCGTCGACACCATTGGTGTGCTGGAGACACCGTTCCCCGAACGTTATGGGGAGAACATCCGGCTTCTCGAATCCCTCGGCCGGAGGAAGTAA
- a CDS encoding DHH family phosphoesterase — protein sequence MPVTHSFNSRRATGAPGGAPGGPLGGELTEPPPRIATLPARDKLERLLRVAKGHKKALILTHDNPDPDSMAAAVALAQLLERRANMEAHVGYGGIIGRAENIAFVKVLRLPISHVSQIDFDEYDLFGLVDTQPKVGNHSLPARMDAHIVVDHHPLREESLASPFADVGGDFGATSTMLVEYLRAARLEPSEEVATALFYGLKADTRDLGRETTQTDIDSYLWLFPRMNKSMLAQIEHPELPARYFQLYHTAFERAKVYGTAIITDLEEVYSPDMVAEVAERLMFLEGTKWSLAFGTYRNQLYMSLRVKDRRMNAGRLIREIFEDYGGSSGGHGSMAGARLPLSGKAAQRKALKRELVNRFKEAFGVAGERPVSLLCAQDT from the coding sequence ATGCCCGTGACACACTCCTTCAACAGCCGCCGCGCCACCGGAGCCCCAGGCGGAGCTCCCGGAGGCCCCCTGGGGGGCGAGCTGACGGAGCCCCCGCCACGAATCGCCACCCTGCCCGCCCGCGACAAGCTGGAGCGACTGCTCAGGGTGGCGAAGGGCCACAAGAAGGCCCTCATCCTCACGCACGACAATCCGGACCCGGACTCCATGGCGGCAGCAGTAGCGCTCGCCCAGTTGCTGGAGCGCCGGGCGAACATGGAGGCCCACGTCGGCTACGGCGGCATCATCGGCCGGGCGGAGAACATCGCCTTCGTGAAGGTGCTGCGGCTGCCCATCTCCCACGTCTCGCAGATCGACTTCGACGAGTACGATTTGTTCGGTCTGGTGGACACGCAGCCCAAGGTGGGCAACCACTCGCTGCCGGCGCGGATGGACGCGCACATCGTCGTGGACCACCACCCGCTGCGCGAGGAGAGCCTCGCGTCGCCCTTCGCGGACGTGGGCGGTGACTTCGGCGCCACGTCCACCATGCTGGTGGAATACCTGCGCGCCGCGCGCCTGGAGCCCTCCGAGGAGGTGGCCACCGCCCTCTTCTACGGCCTCAAGGCGGACACGCGCGACTTGGGCCGCGAGACGACGCAGACGGACATCGACAGCTACCTGTGGCTGTTCCCGCGGATGAACAAGTCGATGCTCGCGCAGATAGAGCACCCGGAGCTGCCGGCGCGGTACTTCCAGCTCTACCACACGGCCTTCGAGCGGGCGAAGGTGTACGGCACCGCCATCATCACGGATTTGGAGGAGGTCTACTCCCCGGACATGGTGGCCGAGGTCGCCGAGCGGCTGATGTTCCTCGAGGGGACGAAGTGGTCGCTCGCCTTCGGCACCTACCGCAACCAGCTCTACATGAGCCTGCGCGTGAAGGACCGGCGGATGAACGCGGGCCGCCTCATCCGCGAAATCTTCGAGGACTACGGCGGCTCCTCCGGAGGCCACGGCAGCATGGCGGGCGCGAGGCTGCCGCTGTCCGGCAAGGCGGCGCAGCGCAAGGCGCTCAAGCGTGAATTGGTGAATCGCTTCAAGGAAGCCTTCGGCGTCGCGGGCGAGCGGCCCGTGTCGCTGCTGTGCGCGCAGGACACGTGA
- a CDS encoding cysteine desulfurase family protein: MIYWDYNAAAPVRPEVAALLSRAFSEGGFGNASSVHQGGRDARARLDAARAKVARVLGCEPKEITFTGSGSEADALALVGAYHARPVPERRRVVTSAVEHPALLGAVAQLEREGASVVRVAPGPDGRVRAEDVLDALTPDTALCSLMWANNETGVVQPASQVARACRQRGVLFHTDAVQAAGKVRMSLREVDADLLSLSAHKFGGPQGAGVLVVRKGVDVRALTPGHQEGGRRGGTQNVPYAEAFALALELAVAEQPEIAARVGALRDAFEREVLASLPGVEVNGAGAPRVPNTSNLRFDGVEGEALLMALDLDGICVSTGAACASGTLSPSHVLRAMGLTPAQARGSLRFSLGPSTTGAEVEAVLRALRQHVPRVRALAG; encoded by the coding sequence GTGATCTACTGGGACTACAACGCCGCCGCCCCGGTGCGTCCGGAGGTGGCGGCGCTCCTCTCCCGCGCCTTCTCCGAGGGCGGCTTCGGCAACGCCTCCAGCGTGCACCAGGGTGGCCGCGACGCGCGCGCGAGGCTGGACGCCGCCCGCGCGAAGGTGGCCCGCGTGCTGGGCTGCGAGCCGAAGGAAATCACCTTCACCGGCTCCGGCAGCGAGGCGGACGCGCTGGCCCTCGTGGGCGCGTACCACGCGAGGCCCGTCCCCGAGCGCCGCCGCGTGGTGACCTCCGCGGTGGAGCACCCCGCCCTGCTGGGCGCGGTGGCGCAGTTGGAGCGCGAGGGCGCCAGCGTCGTGCGCGTGGCCCCGGGGCCGGACGGGCGCGTGCGCGCGGAGGACGTGCTGGACGCGCTGACACCGGACACGGCGCTGTGCTCGCTGATGTGGGCGAACAACGAGACGGGCGTGGTGCAGCCGGCCTCGCAAGTCGCTCGTGCGTGCCGGCAGCGCGGTGTGCTCTTCCACACGGACGCGGTGCAGGCGGCGGGCAAGGTCCGCATGTCGCTACGCGAGGTGGACGCGGACCTGCTGTCGCTGTCCGCGCACAAGTTCGGAGGCCCCCAGGGCGCGGGCGTGCTGGTGGTGCGCAAGGGCGTGGACGTCCGGGCTCTGACGCCGGGCCACCAGGAGGGAGGCCGGCGCGGCGGGACGCAGAACGTGCCCTACGCGGAGGCCTTCGCGCTGGCGCTGGAGCTGGCCGTGGCGGAGCAGCCAGAGATTGCCGCCCGCGTGGGCGCGCTGCGAGACGCGTTCGAGCGCGAGGTCCTCGCGAGCCTCCCGGGCGTCGAGGTGAATGGCGCCGGCGCGCCGCGCGTGCCCAACACCAGCAACCTGCGCTTCGACGGCGTGGAGGGCGAGGCGCTGCTGATGGCGCTGGACTTGGACGGCATCTGCGTCTCCACCGGCGCGGCGTGCGCGTCGGGGACGCTGTCGCCCTCGCATGTGCTGAGGGCCATGGGCCTGACGCCGGCCCAGGCGCGCGGCAGCCTGCGCTTCAGCCTGGGCCCCTCCACCACCGGGGCGGAGGTGGAAGCCGTGCTCCGGGCGCTCCGCCAGCACGTGCCGAGAGTGCGCGCGCTGGCAGGCTAG
- a CDS encoding ATP-binding response regulator has product MSLVLIAEDEEALLEIFAEVVEALGHRAVRAHNGEEALTLARTEPPDLVVSDHMMPRRTGMELLRALRAEPRLAAVPFVLLSAARPAGRDEADAFLAKPVDLARFEAAVTQALSSRPSSVPGPPKHVASREPRPASGVAREELVSWVAHELKTPLSSARLNAQMLLRKVAQRGGDAECRSAEAVLRQLDRMNQLITSILDAGRLSEGKVELRTAYCDLVPFLKELIGEWRELEPRVEFLLTGIEEPVKLSFDAERVRQVLNNLLSNAVKYCGEHKRVELGLGVSPGLAVIHVRDWGVGIPAAELPNIFDRFQRVDDDPERGHGLGLFIASQLARLHGGSLSVRSSRGEGSTFQLRLPLRH; this is encoded by the coding sequence ATGAGCCTCGTCCTCATCGCGGAAGACGAAGAGGCGCTGCTCGAGATCTTCGCCGAGGTGGTGGAGGCCCTCGGCCACCGCGCGGTGCGGGCGCACAACGGCGAGGAGGCGCTGACGCTGGCGCGCACGGAGCCGCCGGACCTGGTGGTCAGCGACCACATGATGCCGCGGCGCACGGGCATGGAGCTGCTGCGGGCCCTGCGCGCGGAGCCCCGCCTGGCCGCCGTGCCCTTCGTGCTGCTGAGCGCGGCCCGGCCCGCGGGGCGCGACGAGGCCGACGCCTTCCTGGCCAAGCCCGTGGACCTGGCCCGCTTCGAGGCGGCCGTCACGCAGGCGTTGAGCTCGCGGCCTTCGTCCGTGCCCGGGCCTCCAAAGCACGTGGCCTCCCGCGAGCCGCGGCCGGCCTCCGGAGTGGCGCGCGAGGAGCTGGTGAGCTGGGTGGCCCACGAGCTCAAGACGCCGCTGAGCTCGGCGCGGCTCAATGCCCAGATGCTGCTGCGCAAGGTGGCGCAGCGGGGGGGCGACGCCGAGTGCCGGTCCGCGGAGGCGGTGCTCCGCCAACTGGACCGGATGAACCAGCTCATCACCTCCATCCTCGACGCGGGGCGGCTGTCGGAAGGGAAGGTGGAGCTGCGGACCGCGTATTGCGACCTCGTGCCGTTCCTCAAGGAGCTCATTGGCGAGTGGCGCGAGCTGGAGCCGAGGGTGGAGTTCCTGCTGACGGGCATCGAGGAGCCGGTGAAGCTCTCCTTCGACGCGGAGCGGGTGCGGCAGGTGCTCAACAACCTGCTCTCCAACGCGGTGAAGTACTGCGGCGAGCACAAGCGGGTGGAGCTGGGCCTGGGCGTGAGCCCCGGGCTGGCCGTCATCCACGTGCGCGACTGGGGCGTGGGAATCCCGGCGGCGGAGCTGCCCAACATCTTCGACCGCTTCCAGCGTGTCGACGACGACCCCGAGCGTGGCCACGGCCTGGGCCTGTTCATCGCGTCCCAACTCGCGCGCCTGCACGGGGGCTCGCTGTCGGTGCGCTCCTCGCGAGGGGAGGGCTCCACCTTCCAGCTCCGGTTGCCGCTGCGGCACTGA